A part of Odontesthes bonariensis isolate fOdoBon6 chromosome 23, fOdoBon6.hap1, whole genome shotgun sequence genomic DNA contains:
- the tob1b gene encoding protein Tob1b, whose product MQLEIQVALNFIISYLYNKLPRRRVNIFGEELERQLKKKYEGHWYPDKPYKGSGFRCIHVGEKVDPVVEQAAKESGLDIEDVRNNLPQDLSVWIDPFEVSYQIGEKGPVKVLYVDDNNENGSELDKEIKNSFNPEAQVFMPISDPIGASSESSSPSPPFGQSAAVSPSFMPRSTQPLTFTTATFAATKFGSTKMKSSGRGNNANNGNNGSSSKVARTSPTNNLGLNVNTLLKQKAMSTSMHSLYGLGLGQQQQQKASALSPNAKEFVFPSLQGQSSPGAVFPGEGSLGLGPLQYNNAFDMFAAYGSLNDKSLMDGLNFSLSNMQYSNQQFQPVMAN is encoded by the coding sequence ATGCAGCTTGAAATTCAAGTAGCACTCAACTTTATTATTTCCTATTTATACAACAAACTCCCCAGACGACGTGTGAATATCTTTGGCGAAGAGCTCGAGAGACAGCTGAAGAAAAAATATGAAGGCCATTGGTACCCGGATAAGCCATACAAAGGTTCAGGGTTCAGGTGCATCCATGTAGGGGAGAAGGTGGATCCTGTGGTGGAGCAGGCAGCCAAAGAGAGCGGGCTTGACATTGAAGATGTCCGGAATAATCTCCCTCAGGACCTTAGCGTGTGGATTGACCCATTTGAGGTTTCCTACCAGATTGGGGAGAAAGGACCAGTCAAGGTGTTGTATGTGGATGATAACAATGAAAACGGGTCGGAGTTGGACAAGGAGATCAAGAACAGCTTTAATCCCGAGGCCCAGGTCTTCATGCCAATCAGTGACCCCATCGGCGCTTCCTCTGAGTCCAGctccccctcccctcctttcgggcagtctgctgctgtgagccCATCCTTCATGCCACGCTCCACCCAGCCCTTAACCTTCACTACTGCCACCTTCGCTGCCACCAAATTCGGCTCCACTAAGATGAAGAGCAGTGGCCGCGGTAACAATGCCAACAACGGCAACAATGGCAGTAGCAGCAAGGTGGCCCGCACCTCCCCTACCAATAACCTGGGTCTGAATGTCAACACTCTACTGAAGCAGAAAGCCATGTCCACCTCCATGCACTCGCTGTACGGGCTGGGCCTgggtcagcagcagcagcagaaggccTCAGCTCTGTCCCCCAACGCCAAGGAGTTTGTGTTCCCCAGCCTCCAgggccagtccagccctggagCCGTGTTCCCCGGGGAGGGCTCCCTGGGGCTTGGCCCACTGCAGTACAACAATGCCTTTGACATGTTTGCAGCCTACGGAAGCCTCAACGACAAGTCCCTTATGGATGGTCTCAACTTCAGTCTGAGCAACATGCAGTATTCTAACCAGCAATTCCAGCCGGTCATGGCTAACTAA